A segment of the Polyangiaceae bacterium genome:
CTCTCTCTCTCTCTTTGGGGGAGAGGGTCAACCGTGCTTGCCGCGCGCGACTTCCAAGATCTCGGTGAAGCTGTCGAGCAGGAAGGGCTTCTGCAAGAAGCCGGCGAGGCCGTTGCTGAAGGCTTCGCGCACGGTGTCGACGTGATTGTAGCCGCTCATCAGAATCACGACTGCCTCTGGCAGCTGCTGGCGGATCGCCGCAAAGACTTGAGGCCCGCTCATTTGCGGCATCGAGACGTCCACCAAAAAGGCGTCGAACTCCTGGCCTCGCGCTTGAGTGAGAAGCAGCGCTTCTTCCCCGTTTGATGCGGTTACCACCTGGTAGCCAGCGCGCCCAAGCAGGCGGGAAAGCGTGTTGCGCACGCTCTCCTCGTCGTCGACTACCAAGATCGTGTGGGACGACGTTGGGGTCTTGCGACGCAGGCTCTCGCTGGTCTCTTTCGCGGCGGGCAAAAAGACCTTGATGCTCGTGCCGCGCCCTTCCGCAGTGTAGAGCGTGATCGTGCCATGGTGGGCACGGACGATGCCATGCACTGCCGCGAGTCCCAGTCCATGCCCAGTCGGCTTGGTCGTGAAGAACGGGTCGAAGACCTTGTCGCGATTTTCCTCGGGGATACCACAGCCAGTGTCTGATACCTCGATGCAGACGTAGAGCCCCGGTGCAGCGGCCAGGTTGGAGCTCCGCGCGATCACCTCGCTGTCCAGTTCTCGCAGCGTGGTGGCGATGCTCACCAGGCCCCGGTTGCCCTCCAGCGCCTCACCAGCGTTGAGCACGAGGTTCATCACGACCTGGCGTAGCTGCGTCGCGTCCCCAATCGTCGCCAAGCCTTCGCCAAGCTCGAGCTTCACTAGGGCGTCGCGGCCGACGCTGACGTCGAGCACCTGGGCGATCTCCCGCACCAACTCGGAGACGTTGAGCAGCTCGTCCTGGTAGCGACCCTTACCGGAGTACGCCAGCAGTTGCCGACACAGGTCCGCTGCACGTCGCGTGGCGGTCATGATGTCGGTGAGTGATGCGAGCGCGTCGGGCAGATGCCGCACTTCGTCCAGGGCGATCTGCGCGTTGCCTAGGATAGACACCAGCAAGTTGTTGAAGTCGTGCGCGATGCCTCCTGCCATCAGGCCAAGGCTCTCGAGCTTCTGCGCCTCTCGCATGCGACGCTCGAGCTCCCGCTGCCCAGTGAGGTCCTCCAGCGCTGCCGAACTCCGCAGGACGTTACCTTCCTCGTCGTAGATCGCGATGCCACGCAAGCGCACCGGGAAGCTCGAGCCGTCCTTGCGCAACATCTGGTACTCGACGTCGCAGCTCCCGCTGGCGAAGAACGCAGGCAGCACCACCTCCCGCGCGTAACGCTGACTCTCCTCCGTGAGGAAGTCGGTGGACTTCCGTCCGACCACCTCCTCGCGCGTGTACCCCAGCTTGGACAGCCAGGTATCGCTGACGTCAAGGATCCGACCCTCCGGATCGATGCTATGCAGCATCGCAGGGGAGTCGCGGAAAAGGTCAGCCATCCCGACGGACCTTACCACGGGATGGTCTCGAGTGAGCGCGTGCCGAGCGATCGAATCCCAGCATCTGGGGGAGCGCCGTCAAGAGCTCGCGGATGCGGGGCACCCGGACTTGCCCCGGCTTGACGAGCGCGTGGAGCGGTGGACCCGACGCGCTGAATTCCGTGAGGATTGCGCGCACTCTGCCCGAAGTCAGCGCTTCTCGCCCCAGGAAGCCAAAGACCTGAGCAACTCCCAGTCCCGCCGCAGCTGCATCGAGCAAGCGCTCTCCTTGATCGAAGACGTGGCTGGTCGGGAGCGAAACCACCCGTGGTCGCGCGTTGGTCGCTGATGCTGCAAACACCCATTCTACAGCCACTCCGGAAGGAGCGCGGAACTTCAGGCAACGATGCTTGCTCAAGTCGCTCAACCGCTTCGGTGTGCCGTGGCGCTCTAGGTATGAAGCGCTGGCCACTGTCATCCAGTCGAGCGTCCCAAGCCGCTTCGCGACCAAGCTGCTGTCAGGCAACTCTCCGATCCGCAACGCGACGTCCACGTCTTCTTCGAGCAGCCACACGAATCGATCCGTGAAACGCAGGTCGAATGTTACCTCGGGGAAACGATCGAGAAACGCCGGTAAGGCCTCCACCAGTAACGGGCCCAGCACGAAGGGCAGGCTGATGCGCAGGCTACCTCGCACCTGGCTGCTCGACTCAGACAAAGCCGCTTCGCCGGCGTTGAGCGCTTCGAGCGCCTGCTTGCAGTGGGGCAAGAGGCGCGCGCCTGCGTCCGTCAATGCCACGCTACGGGAGGTGCGGTCGAAGAGCGCCATGCTGGTTTGCTCCTCCAGACCGCTGATCGCCTTGCTGATCGCCGCTGCGCTCACACCAAGCTGGCCTGCCGCTCGGCGGAACGATCTGAGTTCTGCGACCTGCACGAAAGCCTGAACCGCACTGATGCTAAACACGCCGCAGCTTATCGTTAACTTCTACTCAACTATAGGGTGAACGTGTGGCGCATTGTGGGAACGGGGGAACTCCCTATGCTCAAGCCCAAGAAAGGGACGACGATGACAACACGAAAGCACGCGGTACTGGGTACGGGGATGGTCGGGAAGGCGATCGCCAACAAACTGATTTCCCTTGGCCAACCCACACAGATGGGGTCCCGCACGAGTGGGAACGCCGCAGCAGTCGAGTGGGCCAAGGGCGCCGGTGAACTCGCGGGAGAGGGGAGCTTCAGCGAGGTGGCTCGCGGCGCAGATGTGGTCTGGTTGGCGCTGAAAGGCGAGCATGCCGTGAGCGTCGTTGAGTCTATCCGTGAGGAATTGAGTGGGCGAGTCGTGCTCGACTTGACCAATCCCCTCGACTTCTCTCAAGGCTTTCCACCGCGGCTCTCCGTGATGAACGACGACAGCCTCGGAGAGCAGATCCAGCGTGCGGCTCCAGAGGCGCACGTCGTGAAGACCTTCAACACGCTCTCGAACACCCTAATGGTCGAACCACAGCGGCTCAGCGAGCCGACCGATGTGTTCGTGGCAGGGGAGAACGCTGACGCCAAAGGCGTCGCCGTCGACGTGCTCAAATCGTTTGGTCATGAGGCGCCGATTGACATGGGAGGCATTGCTGCCTCCCGCGGACTCGAAGCCTGGCTGCTGCTCTGGACGCGGCTCTACGGTGTGCTCGGCACACCCGATTTCAATCTCAAGCTTGTCCGCGCGAAGGCGTGAGCGCGGACTCCAACAGTACCCGTCGCTCGGCCGCGTCAATGGCGCGCCGAGCGCGGGCATGAGCGTCCGGGTTCACGGAGATGGACGTGATCCCAAAGCGTACGAGCCGCTCGGCGAAGTCGGCTCGATTCGAGGGGGCTTGACCGCAGAGAGAAGAAGTTAGCCCGTTCGCTGACGCGGTGTGAATGATGTCGCGGATTGCCGCGAGTACCGCCGCGTCGGTTTCGTCGAACAGCTCCGCACAGATTTCTGAGTCGCGGTCTACTCCGAGCATGAGTTGGGTGAGGTCGTTCGACCCGATCGAGACGCCATGAATGCCCAATTTCGCGTAGTCCGGGATGCGATAGACAATGGACGGCACTTCCGCCATGACCCAGCGCAATAGACCGCGCTGGCGTCCGAGTGAGTGGCGTTCGATGCGTTCGAGGCAAGCCTCGAGCTCCCAGGCCGTGCGCACGAACGGGATCATGACGTGGAGGTTTGGCGTTTGCTCGCGGACACTGGCGAGCACGTCGAGTTCCAGGTCGAACAAGCCCGGATCCTTCACGTAGCGGTAGCACCCGCGATAGCCAATCATCGGGTTCTCTTCGTGGGGCTCGAAGTCTTGACCACCCGAGAGTCCCCGGAACTCGTTGGTGCGGAAGTCGTAGG
Coding sequences within it:
- a CDS encoding LysR family transcriptional regulator, which gives rise to MFSISAVQAFVQVAELRSFRRAAGQLGVSAAAISKAISGLEEQTSMALFDRTSRSVALTDAGARLLPHCKQALEALNAGEAALSESSSQVRGSLRISLPFVLGPLLVEALPAFLDRFPEVTFDLRFTDRFVWLLEEDVDVALRIGELPDSSLVAKRLGTLDWMTVASASYLERHGTPKRLSDLSKHRCLKFRAPSGVAVEWVFAASATNARPRVVSLPTSHVFDQGERLLDAAAAGLGVAQVFGFLGREALTSGRVRAILTEFSASGPPLHALVKPGQVRVPRIRELLTALPQMLGFDRSARAHSRPSRGKVRRDG
- a CDS encoding response regulator codes for the protein MADLFRDSPAMLHSIDPEGRILDVSDTWLSKLGYTREEVVGRKSTDFLTEESQRYAREVVLPAFFASGSCDVEYQMLRKDGSSFPVRLRGIAIYDEEGNVLRSSAALEDLTGQRELERRMREAQKLESLGLMAGGIAHDFNNLLVSILGNAQIALDEVRHLPDALASLTDIMTATRRAADLCRQLLAYSGKGRYQDELLNVSELVREIAQVLDVSVGRDALVKLELGEGLATIGDATQLRQVVMNLVLNAGEALEGNRGLVSIATTLRELDSEVIARSSNLAAAPGLYVCIEVSDTGCGIPEENRDKVFDPFFTTKPTGHGLGLAAVHGIVRAHHGTITLYTAEGRGTSIKVFLPAAKETSESLRRKTPTSSHTILVVDDEESVRNTLSRLLGRAGYQVVTASNGEEALLLTQARGQEFDAFLVDVSMPQMSGPQVFAAIRQQLPEAVVILMSGYNHVDTVREAFSNGLAGFLQKPFLLDSFTEILEVARGKHG
- a CDS encoding NAD(P)-binding domain-containing protein, whose protein sequence is MTTRKHAVLGTGMVGKAIANKLISLGQPTQMGSRTSGNAAAVEWAKGAGELAGEGSFSEVARGADVVWLALKGEHAVSVVESIREELSGRVVLDLTNPLDFSQGFPPRLSVMNDDSLGEQIQRAAPEAHVVKTFNTLSNTLMVEPQRLSEPTDVFVAGENADAKGVAVDVLKSFGHEAPIDMGGIAASRGLEAWLLLWTRLYGVLGTPDFNLKLVRAKA